A stretch of the Gracilinanus agilis isolate LMUSP501 chromosome 4, AgileGrace, whole genome shotgun sequence genome encodes the following:
- the PELP1 gene encoding proline-, glutamic acid- and leucine-rich protein 1, giving the protein MAAAVLSGSPAGSGAGGPGGAGGLPAAGPGSRLRMLLLESVSGLLQPRAGSAAPPSPPTAPLVPGLVRLLRLHGTMGGAQNLSAVGALVGLSNARLGSIKTRFEGLCLLSLLVAESPTEMFQQHSVSWLRSIQHVLQSQDPAPTMELAVAILRDLLRYSAQLPELSRDISTNHLPGLLTSLLGLKPECELSALEGMKACMTYFPRACGSLRGKLASFFLSRVEALSPQLQQLACECYARLPALGAGFSQGLKHTESWEQELHCLLASLHGLLGALYEGAETAPIQYEGPGVELLLPPPADNDVHGLLQLRQRFSGLARCLGLMLSSEFGAPVSVPVQDILDIICRTLSVSGKNISWLGDGPLRLLLLPSIHLEALDLLSALILSCGSRLVRFGGLICRLLPQVLNTWSAGRDPLPPGQERPYSAVRAKVYSVLELWVQTCGAGAGVLQGGAQSEALLTHLLSDIFPPADALKLRGPRVTQDGGLQSGKPSAPKKLKLDSGEAVVPPMHRKGDSNANSDVCTTALRGLSRTILMCGPLIKEETHRRLHELTLPMVMSTQQGEIPGGSPYTSARCRRELYRLLLALLLAPAPQCPPPLTCALQAFSLGQREENLEVSSFCSEALVTCAALAHPRVPPLQSPAPSSPPTAPPTQPEPPSPFRAPPFHPPGPRPPASATANHLGLPVPSLVSAPPRLLGPENHRAALSEDSAPAPAGTPPPSLPQDEAFGGRPPRPAFVHYEKEETSDVEISLESDSDDSVVIVPEGLLPLPSAPPQAGTPPPAPPVATPASPPLPPKEEPEELPPAPGPLPPPPGPGALPPPQLVAEGTPGGVPPPLEEDLTVININSSDEEEEEEEEEEEEEEEEDFPEDEDEEDDEEEYFEEEEEEEEEFEEEFEEEEEGELEEEEEEEEEEEEEEELEEVEFEPVEGEVEDRGAPPPDSSPPPPPSDPPKEEPEPGLLMEVEEPNAEDEKEGGTAPPLAPETSPPQGEREEEGRTVVPEAPPAEEPACNEPPALSGEGTDGKGNQEPLPPAKAAEASATEMETVPKGEKEQDDTAAMLADFIDCPPDEEKPTPPPEPDS; this is encoded by the exons ATGGCGGCAGCCGTGCTGAGCGGGAGCCCCGCAGGTTCTGGGGCTGGGGGTCCGGGCGGAGCAGGCGGTCTCCCGGCCGCGGGTCCTGGGTCGCGTCTCCGCATGCTGCTTTTGGAGAGCGTATCTGGGTTATTGCAGCCTCGGGCCGGGTCTGCCGCGCCTCCCTCGCCCCCCACCGCCCCGCTGGTGCCGGGGCTCGTGCGTCTGCTGAGGCTGCACGGGACGATGGGCGGGGCCCAG AACCTCTCAGCTGTGGGAGCACTGGTGGGTCTCAGCAATGCCCGACTTGGTTCCATCAAGACTCG GTTTGAGGGATTGTGTTTGCTTTCCCTGCTGGTGGCAGAGAGTCCTACTGAGATGTTCCAACAGCACAGTGTCTCCTGGCTCCGTAGTATTCAGCATGTCCTTCAG TCTCAGGACCCAGCACCTACCATGGAGCTGGCTGTGGCCATTCTGAGAGATCTGCTTCGATACTCAGCCCAGCTCCCTGAGCTTTCCCGAGACATCTCCACAAACCATTTACCTGGCCTGTTGACATCTTTGCTGGGCCTCAAACCTGAG TGTGAGCTGTCAGCATTGGAGGGAATGAAGGCCTGCATGACCTACTTCCCCCGGGCCTGTGGCTCCCTCAGA GGCAAACTGGCCTCCTTTTTCCTATCCAGGGTTGAAGCCTTGAGCCCTCAACTCCAGCAG TTGGCGTGTGAGTGTTACGCGAGGTTGCCTGCCCTGGGGGCTGGCTTCTCCCAGGGCCTGAAGCACACAGAGAGCTGGGAACAAGAGTTACATTGTCTACTGGCCTCACTACATGGCCTTTTGGGGGCCCTCTACGAGGGTGCTGAGACTG CCCCGATACAATATGAAGGTCCTGGAGTAGAGCTGCTGCTGCCACCCCCTGCAGATAATGATGTTCATGGGCTTCTCCAGCTTCGACAGAGGTTTTCAGGGCTGGCCCGATGTCTGGGGCTAATGCTGAG CTCAGAATTTGGGGCACCAGTGTCTGTGCCAGTGCAGGACATATTGGACATTATCTGCCGGACCCTCAGTGTTAGTGGCAAGAACATT AGCTGGCTTGGGGATGGTCCCTTAAGGCTACTGCTGTTGCCCTCTATCCACCTGGAGGCCTTGGATCTACTCTCTGCCCTTATTCTTTC GTGTGGGAGTCGACTTGTTCGATTTGGGGGACTTATCTGCCGCCTGCTTCCCCAGGTCCTTAACACCTGGAGTGCTGGGCGGGACCCCCTTCCCCCAGGCCAGGAAAGGCCCTATAG TGCAGTTCGGGCGAAGGTGTACTCAGTGCTGGAACTGTGGGTACAGACCTGTGGGGCAGGGGCTGGGGTACTCCAGGGGGGAGCTCAGTCTGAGGCTCTGCTCACTCACCTGCTTAGTGACATCTTCCCACCTGCTGATGCCCTCAAG CTTCGAGGTCCCCGGGTCACACAGGATGGAGGATTACAGTCTGGGAAGCCTAGTGCCCCTAAGAAACTAAAGTTGGACTCAGGAGAAGCCGTGGTCCCACCCATGCACAGGAAGGGGGATAGCAATGCCAACAGCGATGTCTGTACCACTGCCCTAAGAG GTTTGAGCCGGACCATCCTCATGTGCGGGCCCCTCATCAAGGAAGAGACTCACAGA CGACTCCATGAGCTGACATTGCCCATGGTGATGAGTACTCAACAGGGTGAGATCCCTGGAGGTTCTCCCTATACCAGTGCCCGATGCCGCCGAGAACTCTACCGCCTGCTACTTGCTCTATTGCTGGCACCAGCACCACAATGCCCTCCTCCCCTCACTTGTGCCCTGCAAGCCTTCTCCCTTGGCCAGCGTGAGGAGAACCTTGAG GTCTCTTCCTTCTGCTCTGAGGCACTAGTGACCTGTGCTGCCCTGGCCCACCCTCGAGTCCCTCCTCTCCAATCTCCAGCTCCGTCTAGTCCCCCAACTGCTCCCCCAACCCAGCCTGAACCCCCTTCACCCTTCAGGGCCCCACCTTTCCATCCCCCTGGTCCTCGGCCCCCAGCCTCTGCCACAGCTAACCACCTGGGCCTCCCCGTCCCAAGCTTGGTGTCTGCGCCCCCTCGACTTCTTGGTCCTGAAAACCATCGAGCAGCCCTAAGTGAGGATTCTGCCCCAGCCCCTGCTGGGACACCCCCACCCTCCCTGCCCCAGGATGAGGCCTTTGGAGGAAGGCCTCCCCGACCAGCATTTGTTCATTATGAGAAGGAGGAAACATCAGATGTGGAGATCTCTCTGGAGAGTGACTCAGATGACAGTGTGGTGATTGTGCCAGAAGGGTTACTGCCCTTGCCCTCTGCACCTCCCCAGGCTGGTACACCACCTCCAGCACCTCCTGTTGCTACTCCTGCCTCCCCACCCCTGCCACCCAAAGAAGAGCCTGAGGAGCTGCCTCCTGCCCCTGGGCCCCTCCCACCTCCACCAGGGCCTGGAGCTCTCCCACCACCCCAGCTAGTGGCTGAAGGGACACCTGGAGGGGTACCCCCTCCCTTAGAAGAAGACCTAACAGTTATCAACATCAATAGCagtgatgaggaagaagaagaggaggaggaggaagaagaggaggaagaagaagaggactTCCCAGAGGatgaagatgaggaagatgatgaggaagaatattttgaagaggaggaagaagaggaagaagaatttgaggaagaatttgaggaagaagaagaaggagagctggaagaggaggaagaagaggaggaggaagaagaagaagaggaagagctgGAGGAGGTAGAGTTTGAACCAGTCGAGGGTGAGGTAGAGGATAGGGGAGCCCCTCCCCCAgattcttccccacccccacctccttcAGATCCTCCCAAGGAAGAGCCAGAGCCTGGCCTTCTGATGGAAGTGGAAGAACCCAATGCTGAGGATGAAAAGGAGGGTGGAACTGCCCCTCCTCTGGCCCCTGAGACTTCACCCCcccaaggagaaagggaggaagaagggagaacagTTGTACCAGAAGCACCCCCTGCCGAAGAGCCCGCTTGCAATGAGCCCCCTGCCTTAAGTGGGGAGGGGACTGATGGGAAGGGCAACCAGGAGCCACTGCCCCCAGCCAAGGCTGCTGAGGCTTCAGCCACAGAGATGGAGACTGTACCTAAAGGGGAG AAAGAACAGGATGACACAGCCGCTATGCTGGCCGATTTCATTGACTGCCCCCCTGATGAAGAGAAGCCAACGCCCCCACCTGAGCCTGACTCTTAG